One stretch of Candidatus Thermokryptus mobilis DNA includes these proteins:
- the pdxA gene encoding 4-hydroxythreonine-4-phosphate dehydrogenase PdxA, with protein sequence MRPKIAVTVGDINGIGPEVALKAMVKKSVRSKCHPFLISPVKVINFYSKFLQLKFHIMNDESDFEDGEVVNVLPMSDFKNFEINFGKPTKISGMIAGESIKIAVNLCLEGKADAICTSPISKKALNSAGFKFPGQTEMIAKLSNSKHYLMMFVNDKIKVALATIHSPLKDVSGFITKELLREKIGILIDSLNFDFCVSSPSIAVLGLNPHAGEEGLLGDEEEKILKPVVRSFLKKGKIVEGPFPADGFFGEKKYKNYDAILAMYHDQGLIPVKLIDFYTTVNFSAGLKVVRTSPDHGTAYDIAGKFIANEKSMERAMILSAKISINRKRNER encoded by the coding sequence ATGCGCCCTAAAATTGCTGTCACCGTCGGAGATATAAATGGGATTGGTCCAGAGGTAGCTTTAAAAGCGATGGTCAAAAAAAGTGTTCGCTCAAAATGTCACCCTTTTCTTATCTCCCCGGTCAAAGTCATCAATTTCTATTCAAAGTTTTTGCAATTGAAATTTCATATTATGAATGACGAGAGCGATTTTGAAGATGGTGAAGTTGTCAATGTTTTACCAATGTCTGATTTTAAAAACTTTGAAATTAATTTCGGGAAGCCGACAAAAATCTCCGGGATGATAGCGGGTGAATCAATTAAAATTGCTGTAAATTTATGTCTTGAAGGCAAAGCGGATGCGATTTGCACTTCCCCCATCTCAAAAAAAGCACTTAACAGCGCTGGTTTTAAATTTCCCGGACAAACTGAGATGATAGCGAAGTTATCAAACTCAAAACATTATCTGATGATGTTCGTAAATGACAAGATAAAAGTTGCGCTTGCGACGATACATTCGCCCCTTAAGGATGTTAGTGGATTTATAACAAAGGAACTTTTGAGGGAAAAAATTGGGATTTTGATTGACTCTTTGAATTTTGACTTTTGTGTTAGCTCTCCATCAATTGCAGTGCTTGGTTTAAATCCTCACGCTGGGGAAGAAGGATTGCTTGGGGATGAAGAGGAGAAAATCTTGAAGCCAGTTGTTAGATCTTTTTTGAAAAAGGGTAAAATAGTTGAAGGTCCTTTTCCCGCAGATGGTTTCTTCGGTGAGAAAAAATATAAAAATTACGATGCAATTCTTGCGATGTATCACGATCAGGGATTGATACCCGTTAAACTGATTGATTTTTACACGACTGTTAACTTTTCCGCTGGACTTAAAGTCGTGAGGACTTCACCAGATCACGGAACTGCTTATGATATCGCTGGCAAGTTCATCGCAAATGAAAAAAGTATGGAGAGGGCGATGATTTTATCCGCAAAAATTTCTATAAACAGAAAAAGAAACGAGAGATGA
- a CDS encoding GWxTD domain-containing protein — MKKIFFLAIVFASFVANAQLPFFRPFFSTLGGETRLFFYEVVNLISDDTSKSRIDINFRIANDILTFVKNPLGSPEYISNFTVTAEIFTDDGRTVGRKSFRGFRGTDNYDETNSKDIYTQGNFRFDIAPGNYRLTLILEDEQSNQILKRERKLKVKAFKPGFFDASDLVIIQEVKESGDTMVLIPTNIGNRVNFGRGFIAYIQFTDKASEVKYSITYFAEFGKKRVIKSESIEVDKIRNDMEFVFRENPGDTIFTYLLSPSAPKNYYSLLIPVSGDSLDLGEYELTLAVKFEDVDKIQVEKEFTRKFTVEWVDMPFSLQNLDYAIGILEYIASSDEMAKLRFGTPQARLQKFKEFWAQRDPTPKTVYNELMAEFYRRVDYAFMNFSTLRERDGARTDRGRIYIIYGQPTKIERKYTPGKPTEEIWYYEPIRRKFVFVDQYGSFKLTLIETYAP, encoded by the coding sequence ATGAAAAAGATATTTTTTTTAGCTATTGTTTTCGCAAGTTTTGTAGCAAATGCCCAACTCCCTTTTTTTAGACCTTTCTTTTCAACCCTTGGGGGAGAAACGCGCCTTTTTTTCTATGAAGTCGTAAACCTCATTAGCGATGATACATCAAAAAGCAGAATTGATATAAATTTCAGAATAGCGAACGATATTTTAACCTTTGTTAAAAATCCCCTCGGTTCACCTGAGTATATTTCAAATTTTACCGTCACAGCTGAAATTTTCACAGATGATGGCAGAACAGTTGGACGAAAAAGTTTTCGCGGATTTAGAGGGACAGATAATTATGATGAAACGAACTCAAAAGATATTTACACCCAGGGAAATTTCCGCTTTGATATTGCCCCTGGGAATTATCGCCTTACACTTATACTTGAAGATGAACAGTCAAATCAAATTTTAAAGCGCGAGAGAAAACTCAAAGTTAAGGCATTTAAGCCTGGTTTCTTTGATGCGTCAGACCTCGTTATAATTCAGGAAGTTAAAGAGAGTGGCGATACTATGGTTTTGATCCCGACGAACATTGGCAATAGAGTCAATTTTGGGAGAGGTTTTATAGCGTATATTCAATTCACTGACAAGGCAAGCGAGGTTAAGTATTCAATAACTTATTTTGCTGAATTTGGCAAAAAAAGGGTGATAAAGAGTGAGAGCATTGAGGTTGACAAGATAAGAAATGATATGGAGTTTGTGTTCAGGGAAAACCCCGGGGATACGATTTTCACTTATCTTCTAAGCCCATCTGCTCCGAAAAATTATTATTCACTTTTGATCCCGGTTAGCGGGGATTCGCTTGATCTCGGTGAATATGAATTGACGCTTGCGGTTAAGTTTGAAGATGTAGATAAAATTCAGGTTGAAAAGGAGTTCACGAGAAAATTCACTGTTGAATGGGTTGATATGCCATTTTCACTTCAAAATCTTGATTATGCGATAGGTATTCTTGAATACATCGCTTCGTCAGATGAAATGGCTAAATTGAGGTTTGGGACTCCACAAGCAAGGTTGCAGAAATTCAAGGAGTTTTGGGCGCAAAGGGACCCGACCCCAAAAACCGTTTATAATGAGCTTATGGCTGAATTTTACAGAAGGGTTGATTACGCTTTTATGAATTTTTCAACTTTGCGTGAAAGAGACGGTGCAAGAACCGATAGAGGCAGAATTTACATTATCTATGGACAACCGACAAAAATTGAGAGAAAATATACCCCAGGAAAACCAACTGAAGAAATTTGGTATTATGAACCTATAAGGAGAAAATTTGTCTTCGTTGATCAATATGGAAGTTTCAAATTAACATTGATTGAAACTTATGCGCCCTAA
- a CDS encoding PEGA domain-containing protein yields MLVIFILVFVSKVFAQDDFGFLNINSDPEKALVYIDSKLIGLTPIVNLKVKPGAYILKVKNPEMSDWLESDYEQKIDVRAGDTLNLFVTFDKYVKINSIPFGADIFLGDSILGVTPSVFKLKELIGKRLKISKKGYDEVEIFIDGKARKFEVNLKPKNGVDDELRKGSRDKLKMVLPIAVISLSSGLFSIYFKTKADALYEEYLRTGDAGKLNTIKTYDRISAFTLVIFEATTLLGIYILLSD; encoded by the coding sequence ATGTTGGTAATTTTCATTTTGGTTTTCGTCTCAAAAGTTTTCGCTCAGGATGATTTCGGGTTTCTGAACATAAATTCCGATCCTGAAAAGGCACTTGTCTATATTGATTCAAAGCTAATTGGGCTTACACCTATCGTAAATCTTAAAGTTAAGCCGGGAGCATACATTTTAAAGGTTAAAAATCCCGAAATGAGCGATTGGCTTGAATCTGACTACGAACAAAAAATTGATGTCAGGGCTGGGGATACGCTGAATTTGTTTGTGACATTTGATAAATATGTTAAGATAAATTCCATCCCGTTTGGTGCGGATATTTTTCTCGGGGATTCAATTTTGGGGGTGACGCCGTCTGTTTTTAAGTTGAAGGAATTGATCGGAAAGAGGTTGAAAATTTCAAAGAAGGGTTATGACGAAGTTGAAATTTTCATTGATGGCAAAGCGAGGAAATTTGAGGTTAATTTAAAACCGAAAAATGGGGTTGATGATGAACTTCGTAAAGGTTCAAGGGATAAACTTAAAATGGTCTTGCCAATTGCTGTGATAAGTTTATCAAGCGGTCTTTTTTCAATTTATTTCAAAACAAAAGCAGATGCCCTTTACGAGGAATATCTGAGAACAGGCGATGCCGGAAAACTTAACACCATAAAGACATACGATAGGATCTCGGCTTTTACACTTGTAATTTTTGAGGCGACAACATTACTTGGAATTTATATTCTTCTCTCGGATTAA
- a CDS encoding PQQ-binding-like beta-propeller repeat protein, translating to MKKFFPLALLILTSCSSFKLEKNIILGEFNWVQYGNSPTRSNKSYYKVSPPFQLSWTYNAGAGFSNAPMLIADGILFVATLAGEIHLVDIETGKKIGTIGAESPVHGTPVLYRNKLIIPSALGKNTLECFDLNLGKSLWKEKIGPIESSLLLVYDNLIVATLEGEVINYNLKYELPEKIWEFKVQKPIHSSPASDGKFILFGCDDGNLYCLGIEDGKLVWKFNANSPIFAPISISDGKIYFGTLGGDFFCVDIKSGKEEWRFNTGSKIYGGCALNDTLVFFGTASGKFFALNKNNGELIWTFSAKSLINSAPVISGKTIIFGSLDKNVYAIEIENGNLIWKYETRGRVKSSPIAWKNFLVVASEDRYIYAFKTEQTK from the coding sequence ATGAAAAAATTTTTCCCCCTTGCACTATTAATTTTGACATCTTGCTCGTCTTTCAAACTTGAAAAAAACATCATACTTGGTGAATTCAACTGGGTTCAATACGGGAATTCACCCACGAGATCAAACAAATCTTATTATAAAGTATCTCCACCGTTTCAGCTCTCTTGGACTTACAACGCTGGTGCTGGCTTTTCAAACGCGCCGATGCTCATCGCCGATGGAATTTTATTTGTAGCAACGCTCGCCGGTGAAATACACCTTGTTGATATTGAAACGGGGAAAAAAATCGGAACCATCGGTGCCGAATCCCCCGTCCATGGAACCCCAGTTTTATACAGAAATAAACTTATCATCCCAAGCGCTTTGGGGAAAAATACGCTTGAATGTTTTGATTTAAACCTTGGTAAATCTCTATGGAAGGAGAAAATCGGACCAATTGAGTCGTCCCTTCTCCTTGTGTATGACAATTTGATAGTTGCCACACTTGAAGGTGAAGTTATAAACTACAATCTTAAGTATGAGCTTCCCGAAAAAATTTGGGAGTTTAAGGTTCAAAAGCCGATTCATTCATCGCCCGCATCTGATGGCAAGTTCATCTTGTTTGGATGTGACGATGGGAATCTTTACTGCCTCGGGATTGAGGATGGGAAATTGGTTTGGAAGTTTAATGCTAACTCCCCTATATTTGCACCGATTTCAATATCCGACGGAAAGATATACTTTGGAACGCTTGGTGGGGACTTTTTTTGCGTTGACATTAAATCTGGAAAAGAAGAATGGAGGTTTAACACTGGTTCAAAAATTTACGGTGGTTGTGCTTTAAACGATACGCTTGTTTTTTTCGGGACGGCGTCTGGAAAATTTTTCGCACTTAACAAAAACAATGGTGAGTTAATTTGGACATTTTCCGCAAAAAGTTTGATAAACTCCGCACCCGTGATCTCTGGGAAAACCATAATATTTGGTTCGCTTGACAAAAATGTTTATGCAATTGAAATTGAAAACGGGAATTTAATATGGAAATATGAAACTAGGGGACGGGTAAAGTCAAGTCCGATTGCTTGGAAGAATTTTCTCGTCGTTGCGAGTGAGGACAGGTATATTTATGCATTTAAAACAGAACAAACCAAGTAA
- a CDS encoding BamA/TamA family outer membrane protein, whose amino-acid sequence MRKVLKISLLFFFLSSDCLSQWYYFGRNKVQYTQFQWNILTTEHFDIYYHPEMRDIAERGAYFAEEAYAELQEKFNINILNKIPLVFYSSHLYFQQTNTTSGLIPEGVGGFFEFIKGRVVIPFDGSIYQFRHVIKHELVHVFTLHKIQRVLKDHRQPTEKMPPLWFTEGLAEFWSTKWDNQAEMLLRDAVLNNYIVPLSEMDRILGTFLMYKEGQNILEYIAEKYGEEKILLLFENFWKANSFEKVFEMTIGKNYKQFDEEWLYHLKKRYYPLLKYSDPPSAVAKPIVDDGFSMGPVFYRNNDKGEIYFVGNLTGYTNIYKVEIGEKAKPKVIIEGERTDKFESFHFFKTKIDVSKDGKLAFITKSGDHDAIHIYDLKSEKLLETFQFNSLVMITSLSFSPDGRNLALSAIDKSGYSDLYIFDIESGTLKKLTFDFYDDKEVAWSPRGDKIAFVSDRTIFGKDGKYNIFLYDVKDDKINYLIYGNFSCSSPAWSPDGRFLAFVCDIDGTQNIWTLDLSQPKFIAELDGVSGVNGLNSFEIRQITNLTTSAFDLSWTDDGKIIFVALENLKFKIFVLEGKMEKPIFTQKINHADIEKTHWDTPRIQGIQKINVLTYRGKYDLDIAQSQISTDPIFGTVGGAAIALSDLLGNERYYFLVYNTAQTKDEILKSFNIAISRVSLSKRTNFAYGIFHFAGRRYDLTDPDLFYYEKAYGAYFALSYPISVFRRVESSIMLNRSDKEILFGTGERKAMLLSNSISYIFDNSLWSPTGPIDGKRFNLTLAWTTDVQFSNVNYYTVIFDYRHYLRLSLRSAYAVRLMLFYNEGKEARRWFMGGSWDLRGYERWSIRGKKLWLVSQELRFPFIDKFEIKFPFGGIFIGSIRGAFFFDSGSAWDNKYRETLGSFGFGIRFNIGGVLVLRYDVGKRIENNFSQVQRSFFHQFFFGWDF is encoded by the coding sequence ATGAGAAAGGTTTTAAAAATTTCCCTTCTCTTCTTTTTCCTGAGTTCAGATTGCCTATCGCAATGGTATTACTTCGGGCGGAACAAGGTTCAATATACGCAGTTTCAGTGGAACATTTTGACTACGGAGCACTTTGACATTTACTACCACCCGGAGATGAGAGATATCGCTGAAAGAGGTGCTTACTTTGCTGAGGAGGCATACGCTGAGCTACAGGAGAAGTTCAATATAAACATTTTGAATAAAATCCCGCTTGTGTTTTACAGTTCTCATCTTTATTTTCAACAGACGAATACGACGAGTGGTTTAATTCCTGAAGGGGTTGGTGGTTTCTTTGAGTTTATAAAAGGGCGCGTTGTAATCCCGTTTGATGGTTCAATTTATCAATTCAGGCATGTAATAAAACACGAGTTGGTCCATGTCTTCACACTTCACAAAATTCAGCGTGTTTTGAAAGACCATCGTCAGCCAACTGAAAAGATGCCACCACTTTGGTTTACAGAAGGACTTGCGGAATTTTGGTCCACCAAATGGGACAATCAAGCGGAAATGCTTTTAAGGGATGCGGTCTTGAATAACTACATCGTCCCGCTTTCAGAAATGGATAGAATTCTTGGGACTTTTTTGATGTATAAAGAAGGACAAAACATCCTTGAATATATTGCCGAAAAATACGGCGAGGAAAAAATACTTTTGCTTTTTGAAAATTTTTGGAAAGCTAATTCGTTTGAAAAAGTGTTTGAGATGACGATAGGGAAAAATTACAAACAATTTGATGAGGAATGGCTTTACCATTTGAAGAAAAGATATTACCCGCTTTTGAAATATAGTGACCCGCCGAGCGCGGTTGCAAAACCAATCGTTGATGACGGCTTCAGTATGGGACCTGTGTTCTATAGAAACAACGACAAAGGTGAAATTTATTTTGTTGGGAATTTGACGGGTTACACGAATATCTATAAAGTTGAAATTGGCGAAAAAGCAAAACCGAAAGTTATAATTGAAGGGGAAAGAACGGATAAATTTGAATCATTTCACTTCTTCAAAACGAAAATTGATGTATCAAAAGACGGCAAACTTGCTTTTATAACTAAATCCGGTGATCACGACGCAATACATATATACGACTTGAAAAGCGAAAAACTCCTTGAGACATTTCAATTTAATTCACTTGTTATGATAACATCGCTTTCTTTCTCACCCGATGGCAGAAATCTTGCTTTAAGCGCAATTGATAAATCCGGGTATAGTGACCTTTATATTTTTGACATTGAGTCGGGAACGCTTAAAAAGTTAACTTTTGATTTTTACGATGACAAAGAAGTTGCTTGGTCTCCAAGAGGTGATAAAATTGCCTTTGTCTCGGATAGAACAATTTTCGGCAAAGACGGCAAATACAACATATTCCTCTACGATGTAAAGGATGATAAGATAAACTACTTGATTTATGGGAACTTTTCATGCTCATCTCCAGCTTGGTCACCTGATGGTCGTTTTCTTGCATTTGTTTGCGACATAGATGGGACACAGAACATCTGGACTTTGGATTTGTCTCAGCCGAAATTTATCGCTGAACTTGACGGCGTTTCAGGTGTAAATGGATTGAACTCTTTTGAAATAAGGCAAATTACGAATTTGACGACATCCGCATTTGACCTATCTTGGACAGATGATGGGAAAATTATTTTCGTCGCGCTTGAAAATTTGAAGTTTAAAATTTTTGTCCTTGAAGGGAAAATGGAGAAACCAATTTTTACGCAGAAAATAAACCACGCTGATATTGAGAAAACACATTGGGATACCCCAAGAATACAGGGAATTCAAAAGATAAATGTTCTGACATATCGTGGCAAATATGACCTTGATATAGCCCAGAGTCAAATCTCAACCGATCCAATTTTTGGAACCGTTGGTGGTGCAGCAATCGCCTTAAGTGATTTGCTTGGTAACGAAAGATATTATTTCCTGGTTTACAACACCGCTCAAACGAAGGATGAAATTTTAAAGAGTTTTAACATCGCAATATCTCGTGTCTCGCTGAGCAAGAGGACAAACTTTGCTTACGGTATTTTCCATTTCGCTGGGAGAAGATACGATTTAACTGACCCCGACCTTTTCTATTATGAAAAGGCATATGGCGCTTATTTTGCCCTGAGCTATCCGATTTCAGTTTTCAGAAGGGTTGAGTCAAGCATAATGTTGAATAGGTCTGACAAAGAGATACTTTTCGGAACCGGTGAGAGAAAAGCGATGTTGCTTTCAAATTCAATCTCATACATATTTGACAATTCACTTTGGTCGCCAACTGGTCCAATTGATGGAAAAAGATTTAATTTAACACTTGCTTGGACAACGGATGTTCAATTCTCAAATGTTAATTATTACACTGTTATTTTTGATTATCGCCATTATCTTAGGTTATCACTGCGTTCCGCTTATGCCGTTAGATTGATGCTTTTCTACAACGAGGGGAAGGAAGCAAGGCGTTGGTTTATGGGTGGAAGTTGGGACCTGCGTGGATATGAAAGATGGTCAATAAGAGGCAAAAAACTTTGGCTTGTAAGTCAGGAGTTAAGGTTCCCGTTCATTGATAAGTTTGAGATTAAATTCCCATTCGGCGGAATTTTCATCGGTTCAATAAGAGGGGCTTTCTTCTTTGACTCAGGTAGCGCATGGGACAATAAATATCGGGAAACGCTCGGAAGTTTTGGCTTCGGGATAAGATTTAACATCGGCGGGGTTCTCGTCTTGAGATATGATGTGGGCAAAAGGATTGAGAACAATTTCTCCCAGGTTCAAAGGTCATTCTTTCACCAATTTTTCTTCGGCTGGGATTTTTAA
- a CDS encoding aldo/keto reductase, whose translation MKISRREFIKKTSTAIIGAGLVGIKGSNAEIEKRELGKTGLKVTILGLGCAQIGALRNFKLAVEIIETAINLGINYIDTASTYGNAEEKVGEVMRSRRNEVILATKTLQRDKENSWREINKSIERLKTDYVDILQIHSVNTMAELDKITSKNGSLYSVIKAKEQGLCKHIGITGHTRPEVIKEALNRFDFETVLIPLSSVDKLLNDFGDVIFPVAKKKNIGVIAMKVLSDGRVIDFVEDSLRYVFSLPISTAIVGVKSIAELKQNVEIARNFIPMTRNEIDALIEKSKKYANTSVLWWKRT comes from the coding sequence ATGAAAATTTCACGCAGGGAGTTTATAAAGAAAACAAGCACTGCTATAATTGGCGCTGGTTTAGTGGGGATTAAAGGCTCAAATGCTGAAATTGAGAAAAGGGAGCTTGGAAAGACGGGACTTAAGGTTACAATTCTCGGTCTTGGATGTGCTCAAATTGGGGCTTTGCGTAATTTCAAACTCGCGGTTGAAATAATTGAGACAGCGATAAACCTCGGCATAAATTATATTGACACCGCAAGCACATACGGCAACGCTGAGGAGAAAGTCGGTGAAGTCATGAGGTCAAGACGAAACGAGGTTATACTTGCCACGAAAACACTTCAACGGGACAAGGAAAACTCCTGGCGTGAAATAAACAAGAGCATTGAAAGATTAAAAACCGATTATGTTGATATACTTCAAATTCATTCCGTGAATACCATGGCTGAACTTGATAAAATTACATCTAAAAACGGCTCGCTTTATTCAGTGATAAAAGCAAAAGAACAGGGGTTGTGCAAACATATTGGAATCACTGGACATACAAGACCCGAGGTTATAAAAGAAGCACTTAACAGATTTGACTTTGAGACAGTGCTTATCCCATTGAGTTCCGTTGATAAACTTTTGAACGATTTCGGCGATGTTATCTTCCCGGTGGCTAAAAAGAAAAATATCGGCGTCATAGCAATGAAGGTTCTATCAGATGGTAGGGTGATAGATTTCGTTGAGGATAGCTTGAGATATGTTTTTTCACTTCCGATAAGTACTGCGATAGTTGGCGTTAAAAGCATCGCTGAGTTAAAACAAAATGTTGAGATAGCGAGAAATTTCATCCCGATGACGAGAAATGAGATTGACGCCTTGATTGAGAAGAGCAAAAAATATGCGAACACATCAGTGCTTTGGTGGAAGAGAACTTAA
- a CDS encoding asparagine synthetase B, with protein sequence MKKFLLLIFSVLGLASGQNKILIYMDLKQTDHLKAYGIAYFALKHGVDVDWLLNYRGGSFMMDYHDEIVNECRVRGVAFEVISNSEALKIYALIQDENSNMDVVRLEKAPKIAVYVPPNFRPWDDAVTLALEYAEIPYDKIWDEEILNGKVFEYDWLHLHHEDFTGQYGKFYASFGKTQWYVEEQMMYEREARRLGFKKVSELKKAVARGIKEYIASGGFVFAMCSATDALDIALAAENTDICDVMYDGDPPDPDCQQKLDFSKTLAFENFKLEMNPYRYEYSDIDLPPSDPPPLRDPSTDYFTLFEFSAKYDPVPTMLTQNHVNVIHNFMGQTTSFNRKVIKKSVVILAEKEGTDEVKYIHGNYGRGTFTFLGGHDPEDYQHAVGDPPTDLSLHKNSPGYRLILNNVLFPAAKKKKLKT encoded by the coding sequence ATGAAAAAATTTCTTCTTCTAATTTTTTCCGTTTTGGGTTTGGCATCGGGACAGAATAAAATTTTAATTTATATGGACTTGAAACAAACTGACCATTTGAAGGCGTATGGAATAGCTTATTTTGCGCTTAAACACGGTGTTGATGTTGATTGGCTTTTGAATTATCGCGGTGGTTCGTTTATGATGGATTATCACGATGAGATTGTAAATGAGTGCAGGGTTCGCGGTGTGGCTTTTGAGGTTATATCAAATTCTGAGGCGTTGAAAATTTATGCTTTGATTCAGGATGAAAATAGCAATATGGATGTCGTTCGGCTTGAAAAGGCACCGAAAATAGCTGTTTATGTCCCGCCAAACTTTAGACCTTGGGATGATGCTGTAACACTGGCGCTTGAATACGCTGAAATTCCTTACGATAAAATTTGGGATGAGGAAATTTTAAATGGGAAAGTTTTTGAATATGATTGGCTTCATCTTCATCACGAGGATTTCACAGGTCAATATGGCAAATTCTATGCCTCTTTTGGGAAGACACAGTGGTATGTTGAGGAGCAGATGATGTATGAAAGAGAAGCAAGAAGGTTGGGGTTTAAAAAGGTATCAGAATTAAAGAAGGCGGTTGCACGTGGCATAAAGGAATATATCGCTTCTGGTGGTTTCGTCTTCGCTATGTGTTCGGCAACCGATGCGCTTGATATAGCCCTTGCAGCTGAAAACACCGATATATGCGATGTTATGTATGATGGAGACCCACCCGATCCAGATTGTCAGCAGAAACTTGATTTCTCAAAAACTCTGGCATTTGAAAATTTCAAACTTGAAATGAACCCATACAGATACGAGTATTCTGATATTGACCTTCCACCCAGCGATCCACCTCCACTTCGTGACCCTTCAACAGATTATTTCACGCTTTTTGAATTTTCCGCTAAATATGACCCCGTGCCGACAATGCTAACTCAAAACCATGTCAATGTCATTCACAATTTCATGGGGCAAACAACCTCGTTTAACAGGAAAGTCATAAAGAAATCCGTCGTGATACTTGCCGAGAAAGAGGGCACTGACGAAGTTAAATATATTCATGGTAATTACGGGCGTGGGACCTTTACATTTCTTGGTGGACACGACCCTGAAGATTATCAACACGCTGTTGGTGATCCTCCGACTGATCTATCGCTTCATAAAAATTCGCCGGGATATCGCTTGATTTTAAACAATGTCCTTTTCCCAGCAGCAAAAAAGAAAAAGTTAAAGACATGA